From Marinobacterium sp. LSUCC0821, a single genomic window includes:
- a CDS encoding branched-chain amino acid aminotransferase: MAAFGSVFMPEMAITTFDGEKWSQAEIVSSDSMSFHPGAHVLHYSSTCFEGLKAFRHEDGSIKIFRMDKNIDRLAQSSHLLGLPEIDKAQAAEMITSIVKRFAADVPAPPGSMYIRPTHVGTEPAIGKAAVPSITSAHYVLLSPVGDYFAGGDKALRLLVDDKAMRCPPHMGMIKSGGNYAAAMGPILRAKAQFQADQVLFCPGGDVQETGAANFLLIDGNTIITKALDESFLHGVTRDSILTLARDLGMDVQERQLTVEELFERAAKPGCEAALSGTAAVLAPVGTLIYNDKEYKVGDGGIGQTTLRLRRALNDIQWGKAEDPHGWLTHL; this comes from the coding sequence ATGGCAGCTTTTGGTTCAGTATTCATGCCAGAGATGGCGATCACGACGTTCGATGGCGAGAAATGGAGCCAAGCGGAGATCGTCTCTAGTGACTCGATGAGCTTTCATCCTGGCGCACACGTTCTTCACTACTCAAGCACCTGTTTTGAGGGGTTGAAAGCGTTTCGCCATGAAGATGGTTCTATCAAGATCTTCCGCATGGACAAAAACATTGATCGTCTTGCCCAGAGCAGTCACCTGCTAGGCCTTCCTGAGATCGACAAAGCTCAAGCAGCAGAGATGATTACATCAATCGTAAAACGCTTTGCTGCAGATGTCCCTGCGCCTCCTGGTTCAATGTACATTCGCCCGACCCATGTAGGGACAGAACCTGCAATCGGCAAAGCAGCTGTGCCTTCAATCACTTCTGCACACTACGTTCTGCTTTCACCTGTTGGCGATTACTTTGCTGGCGGGGATAAGGCTCTTCGCCTCTTGGTTGATGACAAAGCGATGCGCTGCCCGCCTCACATGGGCATGATCAAAAGCGGTGGTAACTATGCTGCAGCGATGGGGCCTATTCTTCGCGCTAAAGCTCAGTTCCAAGCTGACCAAGTTCTTTTCTGCCCAGGTGGCGATGTACAAGAGACTGGTGCTGCAAACTTCCTGCTAATTGATGGCAACACAATCATCACTAAAGCACTTGATGAGAGCTTCTTGCACGGTGTAACTCGTGACTCAATACTGACTCTTGCTCGCGATTTGGGTATGGACGTTCAAGAGCGCCAGCTTACTGTAGAAGAGCTATTTGAGCGCGCGGCTAAACCAGGCTGCGAAGCTGCACTCTCAGGCACAGCCGCTGTACTTGCACCTGTTGGAACGCTGATCTACAACGATAAAGAGTACAAAGTGGGTGATGGCGGTATCGGTCAGACTACACTTCGTCTACGTCGTGCGCTGAATGATATTCAGTGGGGTAAGGCTGAAGATCCTCATGG
- a CDS encoding ELM1/GtrOC1 family putative glycosyltransferase has product MSDIWIISDEKPGHLNQSLGLVEALIALKPQIKRQVISVSDARRSLFSTHSKPSLIISAGSGTQLINALLALRYRVPNVLLMKPNYPQSLFSLLLIPEHDQVPPSERVVLTKGALNRMKPAVKEVGSSLVLVGGPSKHVKWQDKLVIDAIDTLISSTESNCIKVATSRRTPKTLLSELAANEKVELIQPESVAQDWLPNTLATTERVWATSDSVSMVYEALTAGCAVSLISLESNPNSRTQRGMQMLLADGIVDNSLERSHNLTNTPLAEANRCAEIILERGWL; this is encoded by the coding sequence TTGTCAGATATTTGGATCATTAGCGATGAAAAGCCGGGACACCTTAATCAGTCTCTAGGTCTCGTTGAGGCACTCATTGCCTTGAAACCGCAGATTAAGAGGCAGGTTATATCGGTATCTGATGCTCGGCGCTCACTTTTTTCAACGCACTCCAAGCCCAGCTTAATCATTAGTGCAGGTAGTGGTACACAGTTGATTAATGCGCTGCTAGCGTTGCGTTATCGCGTACCAAATGTGCTGCTAATGAAACCTAATTACCCTCAATCACTCTTTAGTTTGTTACTGATACCCGAGCATGATCAGGTCCCACCCAGTGAGCGTGTAGTTCTAACCAAGGGCGCATTAAATAGAATGAAGCCTGCGGTTAAAGAGGTTGGTAGTTCACTTGTGTTGGTTGGCGGCCCGAGTAAACACGTTAAGTGGCAAGATAAACTGGTCATAGATGCTATAGATACACTGATTAGCAGTACTGAATCTAATTGCATTAAAGTAGCGACCTCTCGTCGCACGCCTAAAACACTTTTATCTGAACTAGCCGCTAACGAGAAGGTTGAGCTAATACAGCCAGAATCAGTAGCCCAAGACTGGCTGCCAAATACTCTTGCAACCACCGAACGCGTTTGGGCCACCTCAGATAGTGTCTCAATGGTCTACGAAGCGTTAACTGCAGGATGCGCTGTCTCGCTGATCAGTTTAGAATCTAACCCCAATTCACGTACTCAACGTGGAATGCAGATGTTGTTAGCAGATGGAATAGTGGATAACTCGTTAGAACGAAGCCACAACCTAACTAATACCCCGTTAGCTGAAGCTAATCGCTGCGCAGAGATTATTTTGGAGAGAGGATGGCTGTAA